In a genomic window of Vulpes vulpes isolate BD-2025 chromosome 6, VulVul3, whole genome shotgun sequence:
- the AKAP11 gene encoding A-kinase anchor protein 11 isoform X1 encodes MATFQTLRNSHMKTRASVRKSFSEDVFQSVKSLLQSEKELCTISAEDCLKQDEHANLTEVTFLGFNEETDAAHIQDLAAVSVELPDLLNSLHFCSLNENEIICMKDISKSSDTNGGPLNQSQHSGMLCVMRVSPTLPRLRIDFIFSLLSKYATGIRYTLDTYLHQKHQLETAKEDDDDDTNQSVSSIEDDFVTAFEHLEEEEASKPYNDGINITAIKSQCDAASQTSSGHHLETHDLRILVSSGRQKSLANPSASLINVLGHKELPSVKTSVTTLISEPWIQKSFYRSSNASDKGSDAQKTLFSSSPAYSSESECSSPSPVIFLDEEGYQKSLKAKLELPKIPVMKDDIEDSDSEVSEFFDSFDQFDELEQTLEASCPFPKDPVLGKPSQKKGHKHEKSCSVTTTMNPQKFKFDRPALPANVRKPTPRKPESPYSNLCDAPDSPRPVKASGEDSGLFSPIRSSAFSPLGGCTPAECFCQTDTGGDKIHENHDSVYYTYEDYASSISCEVLGSVLHTQHSHATSNIHSIKKGENKTIALKNGSLDQKNKSKNTSLMIKDSIQKFASDLVEKSFGSAFKDLQKGVSSCTNALCHLAIKLTSSIFQIAFNELRRQCAFSLRERAISSLANFLVSEALSNALQDLQYVKKQIFTNTVARFAADLAEELVFEGIMEVCQFSYPPTPTSPQCWSLDCEDRVVKSYAKDLSESVIQEAFIELSQVDVTFTTKAAVSVSTDNLKCASTENLVPLTQTSTFSPAFNNQTVMATRPMQEYKKEYTVQQALFCTSGVVTSIPVPLAGNALLPYHISSNTYQAKSLQSSDGNNLNGDSLQTHVTTKNKEEEVACLRNICLPSDHNPGSQKDFKPTNDDIEMQSSSKLPSDPVIISNFSTAMVHTIVNETLESMTSFKGTNTVDEHTDCVTTAVKGKPFAFHSDQATLQLSEASNKDMFADQLSKSILKHSIDKSKSVLPNVDKSAEHKEGLPIPREESQCPRFLDPQDHLTHCLLSVGKNCVPECKGSSAHGFSLETLPPCPTIVGQKPDLKEVANKDKSVKKHNLNNTALEPLAFGQEHPFPHSHTLSSTVLTCVDGLHVEDKQKIRDGNVIPGTPPSTPLVPSQASSEWDIKKLTKKLKGELAKEFAPATPPSTPHNSSVGSLSENEQNTIEKEEFMLKLMRSLSEEVESSEDEEHPEVDVKSEHPGKKVQFAESLATHIISLATEMAASHLDNKVIQEPRVKSPCLNVQSQRSVSPAVLNCSEENLQTLRNFAGDMAAEVITEAEKIAKVRSCIPFRQRKNSCYVDGGRDDRSEEKLEMEAVAYPREGDPFILSLPPNPFMSGLTYKYPSCESVTDEYAGHIIQVLKQEGGNSELIMDQYANRLAYRSVKSGLQEAAKTTKMKCSSKMFPLQSSQVKTKNELLIFLNKEHHQEVDKERQSKRNGGYLCKNQTCEWTRDTYKNECSELYNYSTSLAHSITRDVKKELTTSAVGLPKSLTDSCLYEKSGCDEDTKSHIEPEFLQSLQPPSQNHRFYHSTGNLNGYGHGENVVQAIEQYAKKVADDTLELSLGSAVFHESESTKAADRVTYAEKLSPLISQACRYCDRKELHDCTGNSSQHISRPDSLASGKPVSVSKLSNICQESRIFHLDVPQIHVGLDKKTVLAEKIVAEAIENAERELSNTSLAADSGIGQDGISFVESLTTEIMTSAMTNVGRAVSSPKEIEDLQSTESFGSQQMNLSIGDDSTGSWSNLSFEDEHQDESSSFHHLSESNGNSSSWSSLGLEGDLYEDNLSFPTSDSDEPDDKDEDPEDDGEGLGPDRKILLITNIDMEPCTVDPQLRIILQWLVASEAEVTELYLHDSAKKEFIQLSKRLQEKGWKVGDVVQAVLQYYEVQEERHKSLFDWLLEDA; translated from the exons AGTCAGCATTCTGGAATGCTCTGCGTCATGAGAGTGTCACCTACATTACCAAGACTCAGAATTGATTTTATCTTTAGTCTCCTAAGTAAATACGCTACTGGTATAAGATACACCCTGGACACATATTTGCATCAGAAGCACCAACTTGAGACTGCTAAGGAAGACGATGATGATGACACCAACCAGTCTGTGTCTTCCATAGAGGATGACTTTGTCACTGCTTTTGAGCACTTAGAGGAAGAAGAGGCCTCAAAGCCATATAATGATG gAATAAATATTACTGCAATAAAGAGCCAGTGTGATGCTGCTTCACAGACTTCTTCTGGTCACCATTTAGAAACCCATGATTTAAGGATTCTGGTTAGTTCTGGGAGGCAGAAGTCATTGGCTAACCCTTCAGCTTCCTTAATAAATGTGCTGGGACATAAAGAACTACCTTCTGTGAAAACTTCAGTCACCACGTTAATTTCTGAGCCTTGGATCCAAAAGAGTTTCTATAGGTCATCTAATGCTTCAGATAAAGGTAGTGATGcacagaaaacattattttcttcttcccctgcttACTCTTCTGAATCTGAATGCTCAAGTCCAAGTCCTGTTATTTTCTTGGATGAAGAGGGTTATCAGAaaagtttaaaagcaaaactTGAGTTACCTAAAATTCCTGTGATGAAAGATGATATAGAGGATTCAGACTCAGAAGTAAGTGAATTTTTTGATAGTTTTGATCAGTTTGATGAACTAGAACAAACTTTAGAGGCTTCTTGTCCATTTCCAAAAGATCCTGTCCTAGGGAAGCCATCGCAAAAGAAAGGACACAAACATGAAAAATCTTGCTCTGTAACCACTACTATGAATCCTCAAAAATTCAAGTTTGATCGTCCAGCTCTCCCAGCTAATGTTAGAAAGCCAACTCCTCGTAAACCAGAATCCCCTTATAGTAACCTGTGTGATGCCCCGGATTCACCTCGCCCAGTGAAGGCGTCAGGGGAAGACAGTGGTTTGTTTAGCCCTATTCGATCTTCTGCCTTTAGTCCTCTTGGAGGCTGTACTCCTGCTGAATGTTTTTGCCAGACAGATACTGGTGGAGATAAGATTCATGAAAATCATGATTCTGTTTATTACACCTATGAGGATTATGCAAGTAGCATTTCATGTGAGGTATTGGGCTCAGTTCTTCATACCCAGCACAGTCATGCAACCTCAAACATTCATAGtattaaaaagggagaaaataaaaccatagctcTTAAGAATGGAAGCCttgatcaaaaaaataaatctaaaaatacatCCTTGATGATTAAAGATAGTATTCAGAAATTTGCATCAGATCTTGTGGAAAAAAGTTTCGGCAGTGCATTTAAAGACTTACAGAAAGGAGTCTCTTCATGTACCAATGCGTTGTGCCACTTAGCCATCAAATTGACATCGTCCATTTTTCAGATAGCATTTAATGAACTGAGAAGGCAGTGTGCATTTTCACTGAGAGAACGTGCCATTAGCAGTCTGGCTAATTTTTTGGTGAGCGAAGCTTTATCAAATGCTTTACAGGATTTACAGTATGTAAAGAAGCAGATATTCACAAACACAGTTGCTAGGTTTGCTGCAGATCTTGCCGAAGAGCTTGTTTTTGAAGGCATCATGGAAGTGTGTCAGTTTTCATATCCCCCAACACCCACGTCTCCACAGTGTTGGTCGTTGGACTGTGAAGACAGAGTAGTAAAGTCATATGCAAAAGACTTATCTGAGTCTGTAATACAGGAAGCGTTTATTGAGCTTTCACAAGTTGATGTGACATTCACAACCAAGGCAGCAGTTAGTGTTTCTACAGATAACCTAAAGTGTGCGAGCACAGAAAATTTAGTGCCATTGACACAGACCTCCACGTTTTCCCCTGCTTTTAACAATCAGACAGTTATGGCAACAAGACCCATGCAGgaatataaaaaggaatacaCAGTACAGCAGGCCTTGTTTTGTACTTCTGGAGTTGTTACTTCTATACCAGTGCCCTTGGCGGGAAATGCCCTTCTCCCATATCATATTTCATCTAATACATATCAGGCAAAGTCTCTTCAGTCATCTGATGGTAATAATTTGAATGGTGATTCTCTCCAGACACATGTTaccacaaaaaacaaagaagaggaagTAGCATGtctcagaaatatttgtttaccCTCAGACCACAATCCAGGTAGCCAGAAAGATTTTAAACCAACTAATGATGATATTGAAATGCAAAGCTCTTCAAAATTACCAAGTGATCCTGTGATTATTAGCAACTTTTCTACAGCAATGGTGCATACGATTGTAAATGAAACGCTGGAGTCAATGACATCATTCAAAGGCACGAACACAGTTGATGAACACACAGATTGTGTAACTACAGCAGTAAAGGGAAAACCCTTTGCTTTTCACTCTGACCAAGCAACACTGCAACTGAGCGAAGCTAGCAATAAGGACATGTTTGCTGATCAGTTATCTAAATCTATTCTTAAACATTCCATAGATAAAAGCAAATCAGTGCTTCCAAATGTAGATAAAAGTGCTGAACACAAGGAAGGCTTGCCTATTCCCAGAGAAGAGTCACAATGCCCCAGATTTCTTGATCCTCAAGATCACTTAACCCACTGTTTGCTTTCAGTAGGAAAGAATTGTGTTCCAGAATGTAAAGGTTCATCAGCTCACGGATTTTCTTTAGAGACACTACCACCTTGTCCAACAATTGTAGGTCAGAAACCTGATTTGAAGGAAGTTGCTAATAAGGACAAATCTGtgaaaaaacataatttgaatAATACAGCACTTGAGCCCTTGGCTTTTGGGCAAGAACACCCTTTTCCTCATTCACATACTTTGTCCTCCACAGTGCTTACATGTGTAGATGGTTTGCATGTggaagataaacagaaaattagaGACGGAAATGTAATACCTGGCACTCCTCCATCCACTCCTCTAGTGCCATCCCAGGCTAGTTCTGAATGGGATATTAAGAAGTTAACCAAAAAGCTCAAGGGGGAATTAGCAAAAGAATTTGCACCTGCTACACCACCCTCTACACCTCACAACTCGTCTGTTGGTAGTTTgtctgaaaatgaacaaaatactatagaaaaagaagagttcATGTTGAAACTCATGCGATCTCTTTCAGAAGAGGTTGAAAGTAGCGAAGACGAAGAGCACCCAGAAGTGGATGTAAAGTCTGAGCACCCAGGGAAAAAAGTTCAATTTGCAGAATCATTAGCTACCCACATAATTTCTCTCGCAACGGAAATGGCCGCTTCCCATTTAGATAATAAAGTCATTCAAGAACCCAGGGTTAAAAGCCCTTGCTTAAATGTACAAAGTCAAAGAAGTGTGTCACCTGCTGTTTTAAATTGCTCAGAGGAAAATTTACAAACATTACGCAATTTTGCAGGTGATATGGCGGCAGAAGTCATTACAGAAGCTGAGAAAATAGCAAAAGTTAGAAGTTGTATCCCTTTCAGGCAAAGGAAGAATAGTTGTTACGTTGATGGTGGCCGAGATGATAGATCAGAAGAGAAGTTGGAAATGGAGGCTGTAGCATACCCACGAGAAGgagatccattcattctttcattacCACCAAATCCTTTTATGTCTGGTCTGACGTATAAGTATCCCAGCTGTGAAAGCGTCACAGACGAGTATGCGGGTCATATTATCCAAGTGCTAAAACAGGAAGGCGGCAATAGTGAGTTAATAATGGACCAGTATGCCAATAGACTTGCTTATCGATCTGTTAAATCAGGATTACAAGAAGCTGCCAAGACAACCAAAATGAAGTGCAGCTCAAAAATGTTTCCCCTGCAAAGCTCACAGGTGAAAACCAAGAACGAACTATTAATATTCCTAAATAAAGAACACCACCAAGAAGTAGATAAAGAAcgacaaagcaaaagaaatggagGTTACCTTTGTAAAAATCAAACCTGTGAATGGACGCGGGATACATATAAAAATGAGTGCTCTGAACTGTATAATTATTCAACCTCTTTAGCTCACAGCATAACAAGAGATGTCAAAAAAGAGCTGACAACGTCTGCGGTTGGCTTGCCAAAATCCTTAACAGATTCTTGCCTTTATGAAAAGTCTGGATGTGATGAAGATACCAAGTCTCACATTGAGCCAGAATTTCTTCAGTCTCTTCAGCCTCCCTCACAAAATCACAGATTTTATCACAGTACAGGCAACTTAAATGGATATGGTCATGGAGAGAATGTTGTTCAAGCTATAGAGCAGTATGCTAAAAAAGTAGCGGATGACACTTTAGAGCTCAGTTTAGGATCCGCAGTTTTCCATGAGTCTGAGTCCACGAAAGCAGCTGATAGGGTCACTTATGCGGAAAAGTTGTCACCTCTCATAAGTCAAGCTTGCAGATACTGTGACCGTAAAGAATTGCACGATTGTACTGGGAATTCATCTCAGCACATTTCTAGACCGGATTCACTTGCTAGCGGTAAGCCGGTTTCTGTTTCGAAACTTAGCAACATCTGTCAGGAGTCTAGGATTTTTCACCTTGATGTCCCACAAATTCATGTTGGTCTCGATAAGAAGACAGTGCTTGCTGAGAAGATAGTTGCTGAAGCTATtgaaaatgcagagagagagctGAGCAATACCAGCTTGGCGGCTGATAGTGGAATCGGACAAGATGGCATTAGCTTTGTTGAGAGCCTGACCACAGAAATAATGACATCGGCAATGACGAATGTTGGACGCGCAGTTAGCAG tccaaaagaaatagaagacttaCAGTCAACCGAGTCTTTCGGCAGCCAGCAGATGAATCTCAGTATTGGTGATGACAGCACGGGTAGCTGGTCTAATTTAAGTTTTGAAGATGAACACCAGGATGAAAGTAGCAGTTTTCATCACCTAAGTGAAAG TAATGGTAACAGCAGTAGCTGGAGCAGTCTTGGTTTAGAAGGAGATTTGTATGAGGACAATTTATCCTTTCCAACATCAGACAG TGATGAGCCAGATGATAAAGATGAAGATCCTGAGGATGATGGAGAAG GTTTGGGGCCAGACAGAAAGATTCTGCTCATTACCAATATCGACATGGAGCCTTGCACAGTGGATCCCCAGCTAAGGATTATTCTTCAGTGGCTCGTGGCTTCTGAGGCTGAAGTGACAGAACTTTATCTTCATGACTCTGCAAAGAAGGAGTTCATACAA
- the AKAP11 gene encoding A-kinase anchor protein 11 isoform X2, producing MATFQTLRNSHMKTRASVRKSFSEDVFQSVKSLLQSEKELCTISAEDCLKQDEHANLTEVTFLGFNEETDAAHIQDLAAVSVELPDLLNSLHFCSLNENEIICMKDISKSSDTNGGPLNQSQHSGMLCVMRVSPTLPRLRIDFIFSLLSKYATGIRYTLDTYLHQKHQLETAKEDDDDDTNQSVSSIEDDFVTAFEHLEEEEASKPYNDGINITAIKSQCDAASQTSSGHHLETHDLRILVSSGRQKSLANPSASLINVLGHKELPSVKTSVTTLISEPWIQKSFYRSSNASDKGSDAQKTLFSSSPAYSSESECSSPSPVIFLDEEGYQKSLKAKLELPKIPVMKDDIEDSDSEVSEFFDSFDQFDELEQTLEASCPFPKDPVLGKPSQKKGHKHEKSCSVTTTMNPQKFKFDRPALPANVRKPTPRKPESPYSNLCDAPDSPRPVKASGEDSGLFSPIRSSAFSPLGGCTPAECFCQTDTGGDKIHENHDSVYYTYEDYASSISCEVLGSVLHTQHSHATSNIHSIKKGENKTIALKNGSLDQKNKSKNTSLMIKDSIQKFASDLVEKSFGSAFKDLQKGVSSCTNALCHLAIKLTSSIFQIAFNELRRQCAFSLRERAISSLANFLVSEALSNALQDLQYVKKQIFTNTVARFAADLAEELVFEGIMEVCQFSYPPTPTSPQCWSLDCEDRVVKSYAKDLSESVIQEAFIELSQVDVTFTTKAAVSVSTDNLKCASTENLVPLTQTSTFSPAFNNQTVMATRPMQEYKKEYTVQQALFCTSGVVTSIPVPLAGNALLPYHISSNTYQAKSLQSSDGNNLNGDSLQTHVTTKNKEEEVACLRNICLPSDHNPGSQKDFKPTNDDIEMQSSSKLPSDPVIISNFSTAMVHTIVNETLESMTSFKGTNTVDEHTDCVTTAVKGKPFAFHSDQATLQLSEASNKDMFADQLSKSILKHSIDKSKSVLPNVDKSAEHKEGLPIPREESQCPRFLDPQDHLTHCLLSVGKNCVPECKGSSAHGFSLETLPPCPTIVGQKPDLKEVANKDKSVKKHNLNNTALEPLAFGQEHPFPHSHTLSSTVLTCVDGLHVEDKQKIRDGNVIPGTPPSTPLVPSQASSEWDIKKLTKKLKGELAKEFAPATPPSTPHNSSVGSLSENEQNTIEKEEFMLKLMRSLSEEVESSEDEEHPEVDVKSEHPGKKVQFAESLATHIISLATEMAASHLDNKVIQEPRVKSPCLNVQSQRSVSPAVLNCSEENLQTLRNFAGDMAAEVITEAEKIAKVRSCIPFRQRKNSCYVDGGRDDRSEEKLEMEAVAYPREGDPFILSLPPNPFMSGLTYKYPSCESVTDEYAGHIIQVLKQEGGNSELIMDQYANRLAYRSVKSGLQEAAKTTKMKCSSKMFPLQSSQVKTKNELLIFLNKEHHQEVDKERQSKRNGGYLCKNQTCEWTRDTYKNECSELYNYSTSLAHSITRDVKKELTTSAVGLPKSLTDSCLYEKSGCDEDTKSHIEPEFLQSLQPPSQNHRFYHSTGNLNGYGHGENVVQAIEQYAKKVADDTLELSLGSAVFHESESTKAADRVTYAEKLSPLISQACRYCDRKELHDCTGNSSQHISRPDSLASGKPVSVSKLSNICQESRIFHLDVPQIHVGLDKKTVLAEKIVAEAIENAERELSNTSLAADSGIGQDGISFVESLTTEIMTSAMTNVGRAVSSPKEIEDLQSTESFGSQQMNLSIGDDSTGSWSNLSFEDEHQDESSSFHHLSESDEPDDKDEDPEDDGEGLGPDRKILLITNIDMEPCTVDPQLRIILQWLVASEAEVTELYLHDSAKKEFIQLSKRLQEKGWKVGDVVQAVLQYYEVQEERHKSLFDWLLEDA from the exons AGTCAGCATTCTGGAATGCTCTGCGTCATGAGAGTGTCACCTACATTACCAAGACTCAGAATTGATTTTATCTTTAGTCTCCTAAGTAAATACGCTACTGGTATAAGATACACCCTGGACACATATTTGCATCAGAAGCACCAACTTGAGACTGCTAAGGAAGACGATGATGATGACACCAACCAGTCTGTGTCTTCCATAGAGGATGACTTTGTCACTGCTTTTGAGCACTTAGAGGAAGAAGAGGCCTCAAAGCCATATAATGATG gAATAAATATTACTGCAATAAAGAGCCAGTGTGATGCTGCTTCACAGACTTCTTCTGGTCACCATTTAGAAACCCATGATTTAAGGATTCTGGTTAGTTCTGGGAGGCAGAAGTCATTGGCTAACCCTTCAGCTTCCTTAATAAATGTGCTGGGACATAAAGAACTACCTTCTGTGAAAACTTCAGTCACCACGTTAATTTCTGAGCCTTGGATCCAAAAGAGTTTCTATAGGTCATCTAATGCTTCAGATAAAGGTAGTGATGcacagaaaacattattttcttcttcccctgcttACTCTTCTGAATCTGAATGCTCAAGTCCAAGTCCTGTTATTTTCTTGGATGAAGAGGGTTATCAGAaaagtttaaaagcaaaactTGAGTTACCTAAAATTCCTGTGATGAAAGATGATATAGAGGATTCAGACTCAGAAGTAAGTGAATTTTTTGATAGTTTTGATCAGTTTGATGAACTAGAACAAACTTTAGAGGCTTCTTGTCCATTTCCAAAAGATCCTGTCCTAGGGAAGCCATCGCAAAAGAAAGGACACAAACATGAAAAATCTTGCTCTGTAACCACTACTATGAATCCTCAAAAATTCAAGTTTGATCGTCCAGCTCTCCCAGCTAATGTTAGAAAGCCAACTCCTCGTAAACCAGAATCCCCTTATAGTAACCTGTGTGATGCCCCGGATTCACCTCGCCCAGTGAAGGCGTCAGGGGAAGACAGTGGTTTGTTTAGCCCTATTCGATCTTCTGCCTTTAGTCCTCTTGGAGGCTGTACTCCTGCTGAATGTTTTTGCCAGACAGATACTGGTGGAGATAAGATTCATGAAAATCATGATTCTGTTTATTACACCTATGAGGATTATGCAAGTAGCATTTCATGTGAGGTATTGGGCTCAGTTCTTCATACCCAGCACAGTCATGCAACCTCAAACATTCATAGtattaaaaagggagaaaataaaaccatagctcTTAAGAATGGAAGCCttgatcaaaaaaataaatctaaaaatacatCCTTGATGATTAAAGATAGTATTCAGAAATTTGCATCAGATCTTGTGGAAAAAAGTTTCGGCAGTGCATTTAAAGACTTACAGAAAGGAGTCTCTTCATGTACCAATGCGTTGTGCCACTTAGCCATCAAATTGACATCGTCCATTTTTCAGATAGCATTTAATGAACTGAGAAGGCAGTGTGCATTTTCACTGAGAGAACGTGCCATTAGCAGTCTGGCTAATTTTTTGGTGAGCGAAGCTTTATCAAATGCTTTACAGGATTTACAGTATGTAAAGAAGCAGATATTCACAAACACAGTTGCTAGGTTTGCTGCAGATCTTGCCGAAGAGCTTGTTTTTGAAGGCATCATGGAAGTGTGTCAGTTTTCATATCCCCCAACACCCACGTCTCCACAGTGTTGGTCGTTGGACTGTGAAGACAGAGTAGTAAAGTCATATGCAAAAGACTTATCTGAGTCTGTAATACAGGAAGCGTTTATTGAGCTTTCACAAGTTGATGTGACATTCACAACCAAGGCAGCAGTTAGTGTTTCTACAGATAACCTAAAGTGTGCGAGCACAGAAAATTTAGTGCCATTGACACAGACCTCCACGTTTTCCCCTGCTTTTAACAATCAGACAGTTATGGCAACAAGACCCATGCAGgaatataaaaaggaatacaCAGTACAGCAGGCCTTGTTTTGTACTTCTGGAGTTGTTACTTCTATACCAGTGCCCTTGGCGGGAAATGCCCTTCTCCCATATCATATTTCATCTAATACATATCAGGCAAAGTCTCTTCAGTCATCTGATGGTAATAATTTGAATGGTGATTCTCTCCAGACACATGTTaccacaaaaaacaaagaagaggaagTAGCATGtctcagaaatatttgtttaccCTCAGACCACAATCCAGGTAGCCAGAAAGATTTTAAACCAACTAATGATGATATTGAAATGCAAAGCTCTTCAAAATTACCAAGTGATCCTGTGATTATTAGCAACTTTTCTACAGCAATGGTGCATACGATTGTAAATGAAACGCTGGAGTCAATGACATCATTCAAAGGCACGAACACAGTTGATGAACACACAGATTGTGTAACTACAGCAGTAAAGGGAAAACCCTTTGCTTTTCACTCTGACCAAGCAACACTGCAACTGAGCGAAGCTAGCAATAAGGACATGTTTGCTGATCAGTTATCTAAATCTATTCTTAAACATTCCATAGATAAAAGCAAATCAGTGCTTCCAAATGTAGATAAAAGTGCTGAACACAAGGAAGGCTTGCCTATTCCCAGAGAAGAGTCACAATGCCCCAGATTTCTTGATCCTCAAGATCACTTAACCCACTGTTTGCTTTCAGTAGGAAAGAATTGTGTTCCAGAATGTAAAGGTTCATCAGCTCACGGATTTTCTTTAGAGACACTACCACCTTGTCCAACAATTGTAGGTCAGAAACCTGATTTGAAGGAAGTTGCTAATAAGGACAAATCTGtgaaaaaacataatttgaatAATACAGCACTTGAGCCCTTGGCTTTTGGGCAAGAACACCCTTTTCCTCATTCACATACTTTGTCCTCCACAGTGCTTACATGTGTAGATGGTTTGCATGTggaagataaacagaaaattagaGACGGAAATGTAATACCTGGCACTCCTCCATCCACTCCTCTAGTGCCATCCCAGGCTAGTTCTGAATGGGATATTAAGAAGTTAACCAAAAAGCTCAAGGGGGAATTAGCAAAAGAATTTGCACCTGCTACACCACCCTCTACACCTCACAACTCGTCTGTTGGTAGTTTgtctgaaaatgaacaaaatactatagaaaaagaagagttcATGTTGAAACTCATGCGATCTCTTTCAGAAGAGGTTGAAAGTAGCGAAGACGAAGAGCACCCAGAAGTGGATGTAAAGTCTGAGCACCCAGGGAAAAAAGTTCAATTTGCAGAATCATTAGCTACCCACATAATTTCTCTCGCAACGGAAATGGCCGCTTCCCATTTAGATAATAAAGTCATTCAAGAACCCAGGGTTAAAAGCCCTTGCTTAAATGTACAAAGTCAAAGAAGTGTGTCACCTGCTGTTTTAAATTGCTCAGAGGAAAATTTACAAACATTACGCAATTTTGCAGGTGATATGGCGGCAGAAGTCATTACAGAAGCTGAGAAAATAGCAAAAGTTAGAAGTTGTATCCCTTTCAGGCAAAGGAAGAATAGTTGTTACGTTGATGGTGGCCGAGATGATAGATCAGAAGAGAAGTTGGAAATGGAGGCTGTAGCATACCCACGAGAAGgagatccattcattctttcattacCACCAAATCCTTTTATGTCTGGTCTGACGTATAAGTATCCCAGCTGTGAAAGCGTCACAGACGAGTATGCGGGTCATATTATCCAAGTGCTAAAACAGGAAGGCGGCAATAGTGAGTTAATAATGGACCAGTATGCCAATAGACTTGCTTATCGATCTGTTAAATCAGGATTACAAGAAGCTGCCAAGACAACCAAAATGAAGTGCAGCTCAAAAATGTTTCCCCTGCAAAGCTCACAGGTGAAAACCAAGAACGAACTATTAATATTCCTAAATAAAGAACACCACCAAGAAGTAGATAAAGAAcgacaaagcaaaagaaatggagGTTACCTTTGTAAAAATCAAACCTGTGAATGGACGCGGGATACATATAAAAATGAGTGCTCTGAACTGTATAATTATTCAACCTCTTTAGCTCACAGCATAACAAGAGATGTCAAAAAAGAGCTGACAACGTCTGCGGTTGGCTTGCCAAAATCCTTAACAGATTCTTGCCTTTATGAAAAGTCTGGATGTGATGAAGATACCAAGTCTCACATTGAGCCAGAATTTCTTCAGTCTCTTCAGCCTCCCTCACAAAATCACAGATTTTATCACAGTACAGGCAACTTAAATGGATATGGTCATGGAGAGAATGTTGTTCAAGCTATAGAGCAGTATGCTAAAAAAGTAGCGGATGACACTTTAGAGCTCAGTTTAGGATCCGCAGTTTTCCATGAGTCTGAGTCCACGAAAGCAGCTGATAGGGTCACTTATGCGGAAAAGTTGTCACCTCTCATAAGTCAAGCTTGCAGATACTGTGACCGTAAAGAATTGCACGATTGTACTGGGAATTCATCTCAGCACATTTCTAGACCGGATTCACTTGCTAGCGGTAAGCCGGTTTCTGTTTCGAAACTTAGCAACATCTGTCAGGAGTCTAGGATTTTTCACCTTGATGTCCCACAAATTCATGTTGGTCTCGATAAGAAGACAGTGCTTGCTGAGAAGATAGTTGCTGAAGCTATtgaaaatgcagagagagagctGAGCAATACCAGCTTGGCGGCTGATAGTGGAATCGGACAAGATGGCATTAGCTTTGTTGAGAGCCTGACCACAGAAATAATGACATCGGCAATGACGAATGTTGGACGCGCAGTTAGCAG tccaaaagaaatagaagacttaCAGTCAACCGAGTCTTTCGGCAGCCAGCAGATGAATCTCAGTATTGGTGATGACAGCACGGGTAGCTGGTCTAATTTAAGTTTTGAAGATGAACACCAGGATGAAAGTAGCAGTTTTCATCACCTAAGTGAAAG TGATGAGCCAGATGATAAAGATGAAGATCCTGAGGATGATGGAGAAG GTTTGGGGCCAGACAGAAAGATTCTGCTCATTACCAATATCGACATGGAGCCTTGCACAGTGGATCCCCAGCTAAGGATTATTCTTCAGTGGCTCGTGGCTTCTGAGGCTGAAGTGACAGAACTTTATCTTCATGACTCTGCAAAGAAGGAGTTCATACAA